The following proteins are co-located in the Streptomyces sp. NBC_00435 genome:
- a CDS encoding terpene synthase family protein: MKIFDESAASSPALLTFYCPFDSEVNPEKDLLVARCAVWAKRFGLGGGGDAAEVYAITGASLVAWFFPRARGALAQVLADYSAWAFGVNDRVTPPPSPGSTLDVINDIGRWTRIMRAADTFVDDGSLIEAAARDVFRRLKVVMTPAQLHRFTTYQVVWMWDMTWVTALRERGEELGVNTYLAMRLSSVGTYATLGYLDAVGGIEPPEAELRAPKVLAACEAGFSPPAWTTTGTPC; the protein is encoded by the coding sequence ATGAAAATCTTTGATGAATCAGCCGCATCGTCCCCTGCGCTGCTCACCTTCTACTGTCCTTTCGACAGCGAGGTCAACCCCGAGAAAGATCTCCTCGTCGCCCGCTGTGCAGTCTGGGCCAAGCGGTTCGGACTTGGCGGAGGAGGGGACGCCGCGGAGGTCTACGCGATTACGGGTGCCTCCTTGGTAGCCTGGTTCTTCCCCCGGGCGAGGGGGGCGCTCGCACAGGTCCTGGCCGACTACTCGGCATGGGCATTCGGGGTCAACGACCGCGTCACTCCGCCCCCGAGTCCCGGTTCTACCCTCGATGTCATCAACGACATCGGCCGGTGGACCCGCATCATGCGTGCCGCGGACACCTTCGTAGATGATGGATCTCTGATCGAAGCTGCCGCCCGGGATGTCTTTCGCCGTCTCAAAGTCGTCATGACCCCCGCGCAGCTCCACCGGTTCACCACGTATCAGGTGGTGTGGATGTGGGACATGACCTGGGTGACCGCGCTGCGTGAACGCGGCGAGGAACTTGGGGTCAACACGTATCTCGCCATGCGGCTCAGCTCCGTCGGGACGTACGCCACCCTGGGCTACCTCGACGCCGTCGGGGGCATCGAACCACCCGAAGCGGAACTCCGTGCTCCGAAGGTGCTGGCCGCGTGTGAGGCGGGTTTTTCGCCGCCGGCTTGGACAACGACCGGTACTCCCTGCTGA